One window of Rhizobium leguminosarum genomic DNA carries:
- a CDS encoding ABC transporter permease, whose translation MSYAETLIPPQPPPREVMKPMTPARMAGYIFVAVWAVFGALLVISVVNGWDPEKFTRYGPRYLHGLGVTLSLVFISVICGAVLSLPLAAARMSKNRVLNALAYGYIYFFRGTPLLAQLFLVYYGLGVFRPQLESVGIWWFFREAWYCGLFAMTINTAAYQAEILRGAIESVSHGQHEAAAALGIHKFIAFRKIILPQALIVALRPYGNEIILLIKGSAVVAIITVLDLMGETRYAFSRTFDYQTYLWAAIFYLVIVEALRHLWAWIERRLTRHLKR comes from the coding sequence ATGAGCTACGCCGAAACGCTGATCCCGCCGCAGCCCCCACCTCGCGAAGTGATGAAGCCGATGACGCCGGCGCGTATGGCCGGCTATATTTTCGTCGCCGTCTGGGCTGTATTCGGCGCGCTGCTGGTGATCTCCGTCGTCAACGGCTGGGATCCAGAAAAATTCACCCGCTACGGACCGCGCTATCTCCACGGTCTCGGGGTCACACTCAGCCTCGTTTTCATTTCCGTCATCTGCGGCGCAGTTCTGTCGCTGCCGCTTGCCGCGGCGCGCATGTCGAAGAACCGGGTGCTGAATGCGCTCGCCTACGGCTACATCTATTTCTTCCGCGGCACGCCGCTGCTCGCCCAACTGTTCCTGGTCTATTACGGCCTCGGCGTATTCCGGCCGCAGCTCGAGAGCGTCGGCATCTGGTGGTTCTTCCGCGAAGCCTGGTATTGCGGCCTTTTTGCCATGACCATCAATACCGCGGCCTACCAGGCGGAAATCCTGCGCGGCGCCATCGAAAGCGTATCGCACGGCCAGCACGAGGCGGCCGCGGCCCTCGGCATCCACAAGTTCATCGCCTTCCGCAAGATCATTCTGCCGCAGGCTCTCATCGTCGCACTTCGCCCTTATGGCAACGAAATCATCCTGCTGATCAAGGGCTCGGCGGTCGTCGCCATCATCACCGTGCTCGACCTGATGGGCGAAACCCGCTACGCCTTCTCCCGTACCTTCGACTACCAGACCTATCTCTGGGCAGCGATCTTCTACCTCGTCATCGTCGAGGCGTTGCGCCATCTCTGGGCCTGGATCGAGCGCCGCCTGACCCGGCATCTCAAGCGCTGA
- a CDS encoding ArsR/SmtB family transcription factor, giving the protein MIESQADLDRMFHALSDRSRRGMIDRLGRGPASVTELAAPLAVALPTVMKHLQVLEHSGLVLSEKSGRVRTYRLQQDALAAVERWVEQRKSRWTASFDRLDQYLAEEPESFSE; this is encoded by the coding sequence ATGATCGAAAGCCAGGCCGATCTCGACCGCATGTTCCACGCGCTTTCCGACCGCAGCCGCCGCGGCATGATCGATCGCCTGGGCCGCGGCCCGGCTTCGGTCACCGAACTGGCCGCGCCGCTCGCGGTTGCCTTGCCGACGGTAATGAAACATCTGCAGGTGCTGGAGCATAGCGGCCTCGTGCTCTCGGAAAAATCCGGCCGGGTGCGAACCTACCGCCTGCAGCAGGATGCGCTTGCCGCCGTCGAGCGCTGGGTGGAACAGCGAAAGAGCCGCTGGACCGCCAGCTTCGACAGGCTGGATCAATATCTCGCCGAAGAACCGGAGAGCTTTTCCGAATGA
- a CDS encoding SRPBCC family protein — translation MTTRSAEHATLVIERHLKAPVSRVFRAWSTPEAKRQWFACHGEWVPLDYGLDFRPGGTERNHVADTEGLLHAFDAHYIDIVPDTRIIYAYEMKLGDRRISASLATVTFKAEPDGTKMVFTEQVVFLDGYADNGARLQGTEIGLDNLELFLEREANPIH, via the coding sequence ATGACGACACGATCCGCCGAACACGCCACTCTCGTCATCGAGCGCCACCTGAAGGCGCCGGTCTCTCGCGTCTTCCGCGCCTGGTCGACGCCGGAGGCCAAACGTCAATGGTTCGCCTGCCACGGCGAATGGGTGCCGCTGGACTACGGGCTCGATTTCCGTCCGGGCGGTACCGAGCGAAACCATGTCGCCGATACGGAGGGGCTTCTGCACGCTTTTGACGCCCATTACATCGATATCGTGCCTGACACCCGTATCATCTATGCCTATGAGATGAAGCTCGGCGACAGGCGCATCTCCGCCTCGCTCGCCACCGTCACCTTCAAAGCCGAACCCGACGGCACGAAAATGGTCTTCACCGAGCAGGTAGTCTTCCTCGACGGCTACGCCGACAACGGCGCCCGCCTCCAGGGCACCGAGATCGGCCTCGACAATCTCGAACTTTTTCTGGAGCGCGAGGCGAACCCGATTCATTAA
- a CDS encoding class I SAM-dependent DNA methyltransferase, with translation MAKKIDEEALGEAYNRALALEKAGDVDAAVAAYEEVLAIDPDDHGGAAVRIAAMGRGETPVRAPDAYVETLFDQHAEVFEDVLVEQLGYHVPILVRQRLQALKLGPFKRLLDLGCGTGLTGGALRDLCADMTGIDLSEKMVEIAHEKDLYETLFVAEVEDFLDDNDEDAFDIITATDVLPYLGALEPLFFGAAENLTSGGLFIFSSETLPDATLAGRAYMVGPHQRFAHADAYVKERLAATGFELVEISDINVRMEDGQPTPGHLIIARYIG, from the coding sequence ATGGCAAAGAAGATCGACGAAGAAGCCCTTGGCGAGGCCTATAACCGCGCTCTGGCGCTGGAAAAGGCCGGCGATGTCGATGCGGCCGTGGCAGCCTATGAGGAAGTCCTGGCGATCGATCCCGACGATCACGGCGGTGCCGCCGTGCGCATCGCCGCGATGGGCCGGGGCGAAACGCCGGTCAGGGCGCCCGACGCCTATGTCGAGACCCTGTTCGACCAGCATGCCGAGGTTTTCGAGGACGTACTTGTCGAGCAACTCGGCTATCACGTGCCGATACTGGTGCGCCAGCGCCTGCAGGCGCTGAAGCTCGGACCGTTCAAGCGGCTGCTCGATCTCGGCTGCGGCACGGGCCTCACCGGCGGCGCGCTGCGCGACCTCTGCGCCGACATGACCGGCATCGACCTTTCGGAGAAGATGGTCGAGATTGCCCATGAGAAAGATCTCTACGAGACGCTCTTCGTCGCCGAGGTCGAGGATTTCCTCGACGACAATGACGAGGACGCCTTCGACATCATCACCGCCACCGACGTGCTGCCCTATCTCGGCGCGCTCGAACCGCTGTTCTTCGGCGCCGCCGAGAACCTGACGTCGGGCGGCCTGTTCATCTTCTCTTCGGAAACCCTGCCGGACGCCACCCTTGCCGGCCGCGCCTACATGGTCGGTCCGCACCAGCGCTTCGCACATGCCGACGCCTATGTGAAAGAACGCCTGGCGGCCACCGGTTTCGAACTCGTCGAGATTTCGGATATCAACGTGCGTATGGAAGACGGCCAACCGACCCCCGGCCATCTGATCATCGCAAGATATATCGGCTGA
- a CDS encoding DUF2270 domain-containing protein, giving the protein MDMEQDTVLSAREGEGARTLLLPSTPGEVTNTLIHYYRGELGRMTSWRDRIDRTSNWAITVVAALLSVSLSTPTSHHGVLLFGIMLVTLLLMIEARRYRFFDIYRARIRQIERCYFAQILAPDAQAGSEWAAVVANSLRHPRFLLSYSEAMHRRLKRNYGWMYFILFLAWCLKISTPKLQTEGVQTLQAHSWSYVIDNAVLGPVSGLAVIAIVVAFYLCILSFALRADRDEGEFGHGEAHV; this is encoded by the coding sequence ATGGATATGGAGCAGGACACGGTGCTATCGGCAAGGGAAGGCGAGGGTGCACGAACGCTGCTGCTGCCCAGCACGCCGGGCGAGGTCACCAATACGCTCATTCATTATTACCGCGGAGAACTGGGTCGGATGACGAGCTGGCGCGACCGCATCGACCGCACGTCCAACTGGGCCATCACCGTGGTCGCGGCGCTGCTTTCGGTGTCGCTGTCGACGCCGACCTCGCATCACGGCGTACTCTTGTTCGGGATAATGCTGGTGACGCTGCTTCTGATGATCGAGGCACGGCGCTACCGCTTCTTCGATATCTACCGCGCCCGCATCCGGCAGATAGAGCGCTGCTATTTCGCGCAAATCCTAGCACCGGACGCCCAGGCCGGCAGCGAATGGGCAGCGGTGGTCGCTAATAGTCTGCGTCACCCGCGCTTCCTGCTCAGCTATTCGGAAGCAATGCACCGGCGTCTCAAACGCAATTATGGTTGGATGTATTTCATCCTGTTCCTCGCCTGGTGCCTGAAGATTTCTACGCCGAAACTACAGACGGAGGGCGTGCAGACGCTGCAGGCGCACTCATGGAGCTATGTCATCGACAATGCCGTGCTCGGGCCGGTTTCCGGCCTTGCGGTGATCGCAATCGTCGTCGCATTCTATCTCTGCATTCTCTCTTTCGCCCTGCGTGCGGACCGCGACGAGGGCGAATTCGGCCATGGCGAGGCGCATGTCTGA
- a CDS encoding DUF1801 domain-containing protein — MKKASAAVKKSDSGEASEETSPSQLIDARIEELGDWRGQKLAQVRMLIKQAEPEVVEEWKWRGVPVWERAGIICTGETYKSVVKLTFAKGASLDDPTGLFNSSLEGNTRRAIDFHQGDTIDEEALKALVRAAAALNTSSKTAVSRKKSSGT, encoded by the coding sequence ATGAAGAAAGCGTCAGCAGCCGTGAAGAAAAGCGATTCCGGGGAAGCAAGCGAGGAAACGTCCCCCTCTCAGTTGATCGATGCGAGGATCGAGGAGCTGGGGGACTGGCGGGGCCAGAAGCTTGCACAGGTCCGAATGCTGATCAAGCAGGCCGAGCCCGAGGTGGTTGAGGAATGGAAGTGGCGAGGGGTTCCGGTATGGGAGCGCGCCGGGATCATCTGCACCGGCGAGACTTACAAGAGCGTGGTGAAACTGACCTTCGCCAAAGGTGCCTCGCTGGACGATCCCACGGGACTGTTCAACTCCAGCCTCGAAGGCAATACCCGGCGCGCCATCGATTTCCATCAAGGTGACACGATCGACGAGGAGGCGCTGAAGGCGCTCGTTCGTGCCGCCGCAGCGCTGAACACGTCATCGAAGACTGCCGTCTCGCGGAAGAAATCAAGCGGCACATGA
- a CDS encoding usg protein produces MHKDMEKQLQGYGLTTAQILYHLPDHPAILQTYVWQDYDLAPDFPEMRGFLKFWEEKLDGPLHSVRYVHRKLISPTEWRALKGEFILH; encoded by the coding sequence ATGCACAAGGACATGGAAAAACAACTGCAGGGCTATGGTCTGACGACCGCCCAGATCCTCTACCACCTGCCGGATCATCCGGCGATACTACAGACCTATGTCTGGCAGGATTATGATCTCGCACCCGATTTCCCCGAAATGCGCGGCTTCCTGAAATTTTGGGAAGAAAAGCTCGACGGACCGCTGCATTCGGTGCGCTACGTCCACCGCAAGCTGATCTCGCCAACCGAGTGGCGGGCGCTGAAGGGAGAGTTCATCCTGCACTGA
- a CDS encoding glutathione S-transferase family protein, protein MSLVLYGHPLASFCHKVLIALYENGTPFENRLVDLSDEGSRSDLFRFWPIGKMPLLRDEARDSTIPETSIIIEYLEQYYPGPVRLLPLEIDRALQVRLWDRFFDHYVQAPMQTLVSNRRRPEGTADEIEVTAAKATLATAYAMIEKQLADRQWIAGDGFTMADCAAAPALFYAETLVPFSSEQPNLRAYYERLLTRPSFARALEGARPYFKFYPYKERLPARFRDTAG, encoded by the coding sequence ATGTCGCTCGTGCTCTATGGGCATCCGCTCGCCTCCTTCTGCCACAAGGTGCTGATCGCGCTTTACGAAAACGGCACACCCTTCGAAAATCGTCTCGTCGATCTGTCCGACGAGGGCTCGCGTTCCGATCTCTTCCGCTTCTGGCCGATCGGCAAGATGCCGCTGTTGCGGGACGAAGCGCGCGACAGCACCATTCCAGAGACGTCGATCATCATCGAATATCTCGAGCAATATTATCCCGGGCCCGTTCGCCTGCTGCCGCTGGAGATCGATCGGGCGCTGCAGGTCCGCCTCTGGGACCGCTTCTTCGACCATTATGTCCAGGCGCCGATGCAGACGCTCGTCAGCAATCGCCGGCGCCCCGAGGGCACGGCTGATGAAATCGAGGTGACCGCCGCCAAGGCGACACTCGCCACTGCCTATGCGATGATCGAAAAGCAGCTCGCCGACAGGCAATGGATAGCGGGCGACGGCTTCACCATGGCCGATTGCGCCGCAGCCCCGGCGCTCTTCTATGCCGAGACGCTGGTTCCGTTTTCATCGGAGCAGCCGAACCTTCGCGCCTATTACGAGCGGCTGCTGACGCGCCCCTCCTTTGCAAGGGCACTGGAAGGGGCCCGCCCCTACTTCAAGTTCTACCCCTATAAAGAGCGATTGCCCGCCCGCTTCCGGGATACAGCTGGATGA